Proteins from a genomic interval of Thunnus maccoyii chromosome 1, fThuMac1.1, whole genome shotgun sequence:
- the tjp1a gene encoding tight junction protein ZO-1 isoform X5, with amino-acid sequence MKYQKYITVMQMAMGVTASNKDCLPTKRQLWVTPPDGETSPSGAPGCSDEPLGATGGAGAMAMSATSTLLLPVSQGKPSLRRIKGRIHRSKSLDSIDLLDSNSAAMEETVIWEQHTVTLHRAPGFGFGIAISGGRDNPHFQSGETSIVISDVLKGGPAEGLLQENDRVVMVNAVSMDNVEHAYAVQQLRKSGKNAKITIRRKRKVQIPVSRPGDRETMSEHEEEDSDEDDGYEHHSGRGGQSAYGGASGGTGPGRRHERERSNSSRRDHSASRERSISPRSDRRSQASSAPPRPSKVTLVKSRKNEAEYGLRLASHIFVKDISPESLAARDGNIQEGDVVLKINGTVTENLSLIDAKKLIERSKGKLKMVVQRDERATLLNIPDLDDSIPSANNSDRDDISEIHSLTSDHSNRSHGRGSRSRSPDKSEPSDHLRHSPRQISNGSHRSRDEDRLSKPGAISTPVKSSDDGVLSQASDQASSRDDKLLPPLPEPKPVYAQPGQPDVDLPVSPSDAPVPSAGHDDSILRPSMKLVKFKKGESVGLRLAGGNDVGIFVAGVLEDSPAAKEGLEEGDQILRVNNVDFANIIREEAVLFLLDLPRGEEVTILAQKKKDVYRRIVESDVGDSFYIRTHFEYEKESPYGLSFNKGEVFRVVDTLYNGKLGSWLAIRIGKNHQEVERGIIPNKNRAEQLSSVQYTLPKTPGGDRADFWRFRGLRSSKRNLRKSREDLSAQPVQTKFPAYERVVLREAGFLRPVVIFGPIADVAREKLAREEPDVFELAKTQQQQGGEKSEPRDAGTDQKSSGIIRLHTIKQIIDRDKHAVLDITPNAVDRLNYAQWYPIVVFLNPDTKQGVKNMRTRLCAESRKSARKLYERALKLRKNNHHLFTTTINLNSMNDGWFGALKEIIQQQQNQLVWVSEGKADGAAEDDLDIHDDRLSYLSAPGSEYSMYSTDSRHTSDYEDTDTEGGAYTDQELDETLNDDVGPPTEPAITRSSEPVREDPPVIQDPPGYAGYQHTVQPDPLNRIDPAGFKAPAQQQKAEAAAVPSIPQQHEPLAETVPPAVDVTVKTVGGLSPDEAPASPQSQPSPIPEAGSLRRPTPELAPQSITPEPLQSGLASSEPKMFQKDPYSTDNTGRIGHSMKPVTYNPQQGYHADQQPYRDYDHPPSRYDVSSSGVSSGGGYPEPKYRNFDSHAPYENSVPHYDQQQWNPYNQPLSTANSQGFDPRLPYGDGPESQYTPPLRYDEPPPQQGFDGRPRYGKPTGPAPVRYDDPPPPAPAHDLHYDQDSHLTTYPPAARSPDPAAQRPAYNQGPAPQQKGFKPQQYDPAPVNSETSPTPPPKAEAPSPSPTDALKPVAAREEQQEDDPAMRPQSVLTRVKMFENKRSVSMDRARDAGDSSGNRAADLPLKAGGVIPKANSLSNLDQEKTFRAPEPQKPQSKVADDIVRSNHYDPDEDEDFYRKQLSYFDRLQAGPNKPQPQAQTTHSYPRSESVEKPSPVEKRYEPVSQVTPSLPPATLPKPSPEAKPPAREDTVQTNFLPHKSFPEKSPVNGTSEQPPKTVTSTGAPPASSYNRYVPKPYTTSARPFERKFDSPKFNHNLLPNDKPEIAPKGRTSPVKPQIPPQPQNTDPDSGLDTFTRTMDHRSKYQHNNINAVPKAIPVSPSALDDDDDEDEGHTVVATARGIFNSNGGVLSSIETGVSIIIPQGAIPDGVEQEIYFKVCRDNSILPPLDKEKGETLLSPLVMCGPHGLKFLKPVELRLPHCASMTPDGDPKSWQNKSLPGDPNYLVGANCVSVLIDHF; translated from the exons CCTCATTTCCAAAGTGGAGAGACATCCATCGTGATATCTGATGTTTTGAAAGGAGGTCCTGCGGAGGGACTGCTGCA AGAAAATGATCGAGTGGTGATGGTCAACGCAGTCTCTATGGACAACGTAGAGCATGCGTACGCTGTGCAGCAACTCCGCAAGAgtggaaaaaatgcaaagata ACTATCCGTAGGAAAAGGAAAGTGCAGATCCCTGTTTCTCGGCCAGGGGACAGAGAAACAATGTCAGAGCACGAGGAAGAGGATAGTGATGAGGATGATGGCTATGAGCACCACAGCGGTCGTGGTGGCCAAAGTGCCTATGGAGGAGCAAGCGGAGGCACGGGCCCTGGCAGGCGTCACGAGCGTGAACgtagcaacagcagcagacgGGATCACAGTGCCTCGCGGGAGAGGAGCATCTCACCACGCTCCGATCGCCGATCACAAGCCTCTTCTGCTCCACCCAGGCCTTCTAAGGTCACCCTTGTCAAGTCCCGCAAAAATGAAG CAGAATATGGACTGCGTTTGGCCAGCCATATCTTTGTAAAGGATATCTCTCCTGAGAGCCTTGCTGCCAGAGATGGAAACATCCAGGAGGGAGATGTTGTACTGAag ATCAATGGCACAGTTACAGAGAACCTATCACTGATAGATGCCAAGAAGCTGATTGAGAGGTCAAAGGGCAAGTTGAAGATGGTGGtgcagagagatgagagagccACGCTGCTCAACATTCCTGACCTTGATGACAGCATCCCATCAGCCAATAACTCCGACAGAGATG ACATTTCAGAAATACATTCACTGACATCAGACCATTCCAATCGATCCCACGGGCGAGGCAGTCGATCACGTTCGCCTGACAAGTCTGAGCCATCGGACCATCTCCGTCACTCACCTCGGCAGATCAGTAATGGCAG cCACCGAAGTCGAGATGAGGATCGTCTGTCCAAACCAGGGGCCATATCTACACCAGTCAAAAGCTCTGATGATGGTGTCTTGTCACAGGCCAGTGACCAAGCCAGCTCCAGAGATGACAAACTGTTACCTCCGCTGCCTG AACCAAAGCCAGTTTATGCACAGCCTGGTCAGCCTGATGTGGACCTGCCTGTCAGCCCCTCTGATGCCCCTGTACCCAGCGCCGGTCATGACGACAGCATTCTCAG GCCAAGTATGAAGCTGGTCAAGTTCAAGAAGGGAGAGAGTGTCGGTCTGCGGTTAGCCGGAGGGAACGACGTGGGAATTTTTGTGGCAGGAGTTTTGGAGGACAGTCCTGCAGCCAAGGAGGGGCTGGAGGAGGGAGACCAGATTCTCAGG GTGAACAATGTGGACTTTGCTAACATCATTAGGGAGGAGGCTGTGCTGTTTCTGCTGGATCTTCCAAGAGGAGAGGAAGTTACAATCCTGGCTCAGAAGAAGAAGGATG TATATCGGAGGATAGTGGAATCGGATGTGGGCGACTCCTTCTACATCCGCACACATTTCGAATATGAAAAAGAGTCACCGTACGGGCTGAGCTTTAACAAAGGCGAGGTGTTCCGTGTGGTAGATACTCTGTACAACGGCAAACTAGGCTCCTGGCTCGCGATTCGTATCGGCAAGAACCATCAGGAAGTGGAAAGGGGCATCATCCCCAACAAGAACAG GGCTGAGCAGCTTTCCAGTGTGCAGTACACCCTTCCCAAAACCCCAGGGGGCGATAGAGCAGATTTCTGGCGATTCCGTGGATTGCGAAGCTCCAAGAGGAATTTGCGGAAGAGCAGGGAGGACCTGTCAGCCCAGCCGGTTCAGACCAAGTTCCCTGCCTACGAGAGGGTGGTGCTGAGGGAAG CTGGGTTCCTGAGGCCTGTGGTCATCTTTGGGCCAATAGCAGATGTGGCCAGAGAGAAACTGGCTAGGGAGGAGCCTGATGTTTTTGAACTAGCAA aaacacagcaacaacaaggaGGGGAAA AGAGTGAACCAAGGGATGCGGGAACTGACCAGAAAAGCTCCGGCATCATTCGCCTGCATACCATTAAACAGATCATTGACCGG GACAAACATGCAGTGCTGGACATCACCCCTAATGCAGTGGACCGTCTGAACTACGCCCAGTGGTATCCAATTGTGGTGTTTCTCAACCCAGACACGAAGCAGGGTGTCAAGAACATGAGGACCCGACTCTGCGCCGAGTCTCGGAAGAGCGCCAGGAAGCTTTATGAACGTGCCCTCAAATTAAGGAAGAACAACCACCACCTCTTCACTA CAACCATTAACTTGAACAGCATGAATGATGGTTGGTTTGGAGCACTGAAGGAGAtaatccagcagcagcagaaccagCTGGTGTGGGTTTCAGAGGGCAAG GCTGACGGGGCAGCTGAGGATGACCTGGACATCCATGACGACCGTCTGTCCTACCTGTCGGCACCGGGCAGTGAGTATTCCATGTACAGCACCGACAGCCGCCACACCTCCGACTACGAGGACACGGACACGGAGGGTGGAGCCTACACCGACCAGGAGCTGGACGAAACACTGAATGATGATGTGGGTCCACCTACGGAGCCTGCCATCACCCGCTCCTCAGAGCCTGTCCGTGAGGACCCGCCTGTCATCCAGGACCCCCCTGGCTACGCTGGCTACCAGCACACAGTGCAGCCGGACCCGCTGAACCGCATCGACCCGGCTGGGTTCAAGGCACCAGCGCAGCAGCAG AAAGCAGAGGCCGCTGCCGTCCCTAGCATCCCCCAGCAGCATGAGCCCCTGGCTGAGACAGTGCCCCCTGCTGTCGACGTTACTGTAAAAACTGTAGGGGGTCTGAGCCCTGACGAGGCTCCTGCATCTCCCCAAAGCCAGCCAAGCCCCATCCCAGAGGCTGGTTCACTTAGGAGGCCCACCCCTGAGCTAGCCCCACAGAGCATCACACCAGAACCTCTACAGTCTGGACTGGCCAGTTCAGAACCAAAG ATGTTTCAGAAGGATCCATACAGCACAGACAACACAGGGAGAATTGGTCACAGCATGAAGCCTGTGACTTACAACCCTCAGCAGGGATATCACGCTGACCAGCAGCCATACAGAGATTACGACCACCCACCTAGTCGGTATGATGTCAGCAGCAGTGGAGTCAGCAGCGGAGGTGGTTACCCAGAACCAAAGTACCGTAACTTTGACTCTCATGCACCCTACGAGAACAGTGTGCCTCACTACGACCAGCAGCAGTGGAACCCCTACAACCAGCCACTCTCCACTGCCAACTCCCAGGGCTTCGATCCCCGTTTGCCATACGGTGATGGCCCTGAGTCCCAGTACACCCCTCCGCTCCGCTACGACGAGCCTCCACCTCAGCAGGGATTCGACGGACGGCCTCGCTACGGTAAACCAACAGGTCCAGCGCCTGTCCGTTACGATGATCCCCCACCTCCTGCTCCAGCGCATGATCTGCACTACGACCAGGATTCTCACCTGACCACGTACCCCCCAGCTGCCCGCTCCCCAGACCCCGCTGCCCAGCGGCCTGCCTATAACCAGGGACCAGCACCGCAGCAAAAAGGCTTCAAACCTCAGCAGTATGACCCTGCTCCTGTGAACTCTGAAACCAGCCCCACCCCACCTCCCAAAGCAGAGGCCCCCTCACCTTCTCCCACGGATGCTCTAAAGCCTGTCGCTGCCAGAGAAGAGCAACAGGAGGACGACCCCGCCATGCGGCCACAGTCTGTCCTGACGAGGGTCAAGATGTTTGAGAACAAACGCTCCGTGTCCATGGACCGAGCCAGAGATGCAGGGGATTCATCTGGGAACAGG GCTGCTGATTTACCCTTGAAAGCAGGAGGAGTAATCCCCAAAGCTAATTCTCTGAGCAACCTGGATCAAGAGAAAACCTTTAG AGCCCCAGAGCCTCAGAAGCCTCAGTCCAAAGTAGCTGATGACATTGTGCGTTCCAACCATTATGACCCTGATGAGGACGAGGACTTCTACAGGAAACAGCTCTCTTACTTCGACAGGCTCCAGGCTGGCCCCAACAAACCCCAACCACAAGCACAAACAACCCACAGCTACCCCAG gtcagagtctGTGGAGAAACCAAGTCCAGTGGAGAAAAGATATGAGCCAGTTTCCCAGGTGACGCCTTCTCTGCCACCAGCCACACTGCCCAAACCCTCACCTGAAG CCAAGCCTCCCGCCCGAGAGGACACAGTTCAGACCAATTTCCTGCCTCACAAAAGTTTCCCTGAGAAGTCTCCGGTTAATGGCACTAGTGAACAGCCTCCAAAAACTGTCACTAGCACCGGGGCTCCACCAGCATCCAGCTACAACCGCTATGTGCCCAAGCCCTACACCACCTCTGCCAGGCCTTTTGAGCGCAAGTTCGACAGCCCTAAATTCAACCACAACCTTCTGCCCAATGACAAACCAGAGATCGCTCCAAAG GGTCGTACCAGCCCGGTGAAGCCTCAGATACCCCCACAGCCCCAGAACACAGACCCCGACAGCGGCCTGGACACTTTCACACGCACTATGGACCACCGCTCCAAATACCAGCACAATAACATCAACGCTGTGCCCAAGGCCATCCCTGTGAG CCCCAGTGCCCTGGACGATgacgatgatgaagatgagggcCACACAGTGGTTGCAACCGCTCGGGGTATCTTCAACAGTAACGGTGGCGTCCTGAGCTCCATTGAGACAGGCGTTAGCATCATTATCCCACAGGGAGCCATCCCTGACGGCGTGGAGCAGGAGATCTACTTCAAGGTCTGCCGAGACAACAGCATCCTGCCGCCACTCGACAAGGAGAAAG GAGAGACCCTGCTCAGCCCGCTGGTGATGTGTGGACCTCATGGCCTCAAGTTTTTGAAGCCTGTGGAGCTACGCTTACCTCACTGTGCGTCAATGACCCCTGATG GTGACCCAAAAAGTTGGCAGAACAAGTCTCTCCCCGGCGACCCCAACTACCTGGTGGGAGCcaactgtgtttctgtgctcaTCGACCACTTTTAA
- the tjp1a gene encoding tight junction protein ZO-1 isoform X12, producing the protein MKYQKYITVMQMAMGVTASNKDCLPTKRQLWVTPPDGETSPSGAPGCSDEPLGATGGAGAMAMSATSTLLLPVSQGKPSLRRIKGRIHRSKSLDSIDLLDSNSAAMEETVIWEQHTVTLHRAPGFGFGIAISGGRDNPHFQSGETSIVISDVLKGGPAEGLLQENDRVVMVNAVSMDNVEHAYAVQQLRKSGKNAKITIRRKRKVQIPVSRPGDRETMSEHEEEDSDEDDGYEHHSGRGGQSAYGGASGGTGPGRRHERERSNSSRRDHSASRERSISPRSDRRSQASSAPPRPSKVTLVKSRKNEEYGLRLASHIFVKDISPESLAARDGNIQEGDVVLKINGTVTENLSLIDAKKLIERSKGKLKMVVQRDERATLLNIPDLDDSIPSANNSDRDDISEIHSLTSDHSNRSHGRGSRSRSPDKSEPSDHLRHSPRQISNGSHRSRDEDRLSKPGAISTPVKSSDDGVLSQASDQASSRDDKLLPPLPEPKPVYAQPGQPDVDLPVSPSDAPVPSAGHDDSILRPSMKLVKFKKGESVGLRLAGGNDVGIFVAGVLEDSPAAKEGLEEGDQILRVNNVDFANIIREEAVLFLLDLPRGEEVTILAQKKKDVYRRIVESDVGDSFYIRTHFEYEKESPYGLSFNKGEVFRVVDTLYNGKLGSWLAIRIGKNHQEVERGIIPNKNRAEQLSSVQYTLPKTPGGDRADFWRFRGLRSSKRNLRKSREDLSAQPVQTKFPAYERVVLREAGFLRPVVIFGPIADVAREKLAREEPDVFELAKSEPRDAGTDQKSSGIIRLHTIKQIIDRDKHAVLDITPNAVDRLNYAQWYPIVVFLNPDTKQGVKNMRTRLCAESRKSARKLYERALKLRKNNHHLFTTTINLNSMNDGWFGALKEIIQQQQNQLVWVSEGKADGAAEDDLDIHDDRLSYLSAPGSEYSMYSTDSRHTSDYEDTDTEGGAYTDQELDETLNDDVGPPTEPAITRSSEPVREDPPVIQDPPGYAGYQHTVQPDPLNRIDPAGFKAPAQQQKAEAAAVPSIPQQHEPLAETVPPAVDVTVKTVGGLSPDEAPASPQSQPSPIPEAGSLRRPTPELAPQSITPEPLQSGLASSEPKMFQKDPYSTDNTGRIGHSMKPVTYNPQQGYHADQQPYRDYDHPPSRYDVSSSGVSSGGGYPEPKYRNFDSHAPYENSVPHYDQQQWNPYNQPLSTANSQGFDPRLPYGDGPESQYTPPLRYDEPPPQQGFDGRPRYGKPTGPAPVRYDDPPPPAPAHDLHYDQDSHLTTYPPAARSPDPAAQRPAYNQGPAPQQKGFKPQQYDPAPVNSETSPTPPPKAEAPSPSPTDALKPVAAREEQQEDDPAMRPQSVLTRVKMFENKRSVSMDRARDAGDSSGNRAADLPLKAGGVIPKANSLSNLDQEKTFRAPEPQKPQSKVADDIVRSNHYDPDEDEDFYRKQLSYFDRLQAGPNKPQPQAQTTHSYPRSESVEKPSPVEKRYEPVSQVTPSLPPATLPKPSPEAKPPAREDTVQTNFLPHKSFPEKSPVNGTSEQPPKTVTSTGAPPASSYNRYVPKPYTTSARPFERKFDSPKFNHNLLPNDKPEIAPKGRTSPVKPQIPPQPQNTDPDSGLDTFTRTMDHRSKYQHNNINAVPKAIPVSPSALDDDDDEDEGHTVVATARGIFNSNGGVLSSIETGVSIIIPQGAIPDGVEQEIYFKVCRDNSILPPLDKEKGETLLSPLVMCGPHGLKFLKPVELRLPHCASMTPDGDPKSWQNKSLPGDPNYLVGANCVSVLIDHF; encoded by the exons CCTCATTTCCAAAGTGGAGAGACATCCATCGTGATATCTGATGTTTTGAAAGGAGGTCCTGCGGAGGGACTGCTGCA AGAAAATGATCGAGTGGTGATGGTCAACGCAGTCTCTATGGACAACGTAGAGCATGCGTACGCTGTGCAGCAACTCCGCAAGAgtggaaaaaatgcaaagata ACTATCCGTAGGAAAAGGAAAGTGCAGATCCCTGTTTCTCGGCCAGGGGACAGAGAAACAATGTCAGAGCACGAGGAAGAGGATAGTGATGAGGATGATGGCTATGAGCACCACAGCGGTCGTGGTGGCCAAAGTGCCTATGGAGGAGCAAGCGGAGGCACGGGCCCTGGCAGGCGTCACGAGCGTGAACgtagcaacagcagcagacgGGATCACAGTGCCTCGCGGGAGAGGAGCATCTCACCACGCTCCGATCGCCGATCACAAGCCTCTTCTGCTCCACCCAGGCCTTCTAAGGTCACCCTTGTCAAGTCCCGCAAAAATGAAG AATATGGACTGCGTTTGGCCAGCCATATCTTTGTAAAGGATATCTCTCCTGAGAGCCTTGCTGCCAGAGATGGAAACATCCAGGAGGGAGATGTTGTACTGAag ATCAATGGCACAGTTACAGAGAACCTATCACTGATAGATGCCAAGAAGCTGATTGAGAGGTCAAAGGGCAAGTTGAAGATGGTGGtgcagagagatgagagagccACGCTGCTCAACATTCCTGACCTTGATGACAGCATCCCATCAGCCAATAACTCCGACAGAGATG ACATTTCAGAAATACATTCACTGACATCAGACCATTCCAATCGATCCCACGGGCGAGGCAGTCGATCACGTTCGCCTGACAAGTCTGAGCCATCGGACCATCTCCGTCACTCACCTCGGCAGATCAGTAATGGCAG cCACCGAAGTCGAGATGAGGATCGTCTGTCCAAACCAGGGGCCATATCTACACCAGTCAAAAGCTCTGATGATGGTGTCTTGTCACAGGCCAGTGACCAAGCCAGCTCCAGAGATGACAAACTGTTACCTCCGCTGCCTG AACCAAAGCCAGTTTATGCACAGCCTGGTCAGCCTGATGTGGACCTGCCTGTCAGCCCCTCTGATGCCCCTGTACCCAGCGCCGGTCATGACGACAGCATTCTCAG GCCAAGTATGAAGCTGGTCAAGTTCAAGAAGGGAGAGAGTGTCGGTCTGCGGTTAGCCGGAGGGAACGACGTGGGAATTTTTGTGGCAGGAGTTTTGGAGGACAGTCCTGCAGCCAAGGAGGGGCTGGAGGAGGGAGACCAGATTCTCAGG GTGAACAATGTGGACTTTGCTAACATCATTAGGGAGGAGGCTGTGCTGTTTCTGCTGGATCTTCCAAGAGGAGAGGAAGTTACAATCCTGGCTCAGAAGAAGAAGGATG TATATCGGAGGATAGTGGAATCGGATGTGGGCGACTCCTTCTACATCCGCACACATTTCGAATATGAAAAAGAGTCACCGTACGGGCTGAGCTTTAACAAAGGCGAGGTGTTCCGTGTGGTAGATACTCTGTACAACGGCAAACTAGGCTCCTGGCTCGCGATTCGTATCGGCAAGAACCATCAGGAAGTGGAAAGGGGCATCATCCCCAACAAGAACAG GGCTGAGCAGCTTTCCAGTGTGCAGTACACCCTTCCCAAAACCCCAGGGGGCGATAGAGCAGATTTCTGGCGATTCCGTGGATTGCGAAGCTCCAAGAGGAATTTGCGGAAGAGCAGGGAGGACCTGTCAGCCCAGCCGGTTCAGACCAAGTTCCCTGCCTACGAGAGGGTGGTGCTGAGGGAAG CTGGGTTCCTGAGGCCTGTGGTCATCTTTGGGCCAATAGCAGATGTGGCCAGAGAGAAACTGGCTAGGGAGGAGCCTGATGTTTTTGAACTAGCAA AGAGTGAACCAAGGGATGCGGGAACTGACCAGAAAAGCTCCGGCATCATTCGCCTGCATACCATTAAACAGATCATTGACCGG GACAAACATGCAGTGCTGGACATCACCCCTAATGCAGTGGACCGTCTGAACTACGCCCAGTGGTATCCAATTGTGGTGTTTCTCAACCCAGACACGAAGCAGGGTGTCAAGAACATGAGGACCCGACTCTGCGCCGAGTCTCGGAAGAGCGCCAGGAAGCTTTATGAACGTGCCCTCAAATTAAGGAAGAACAACCACCACCTCTTCACTA CAACCATTAACTTGAACAGCATGAATGATGGTTGGTTTGGAGCACTGAAGGAGAtaatccagcagcagcagaaccagCTGGTGTGGGTTTCAGAGGGCAAG GCTGACGGGGCAGCTGAGGATGACCTGGACATCCATGACGACCGTCTGTCCTACCTGTCGGCACCGGGCAGTGAGTATTCCATGTACAGCACCGACAGCCGCCACACCTCCGACTACGAGGACACGGACACGGAGGGTGGAGCCTACACCGACCAGGAGCTGGACGAAACACTGAATGATGATGTGGGTCCACCTACGGAGCCTGCCATCACCCGCTCCTCAGAGCCTGTCCGTGAGGACCCGCCTGTCATCCAGGACCCCCCTGGCTACGCTGGCTACCAGCACACAGTGCAGCCGGACCCGCTGAACCGCATCGACCCGGCTGGGTTCAAGGCACCAGCGCAGCAGCAG AAAGCAGAGGCCGCTGCCGTCCCTAGCATCCCCCAGCAGCATGAGCCCCTGGCTGAGACAGTGCCCCCTGCTGTCGACGTTACTGTAAAAACTGTAGGGGGTCTGAGCCCTGACGAGGCTCCTGCATCTCCCCAAAGCCAGCCAAGCCCCATCCCAGAGGCTGGTTCACTTAGGAGGCCCACCCCTGAGCTAGCCCCACAGAGCATCACACCAGAACCTCTACAGTCTGGACTGGCCAGTTCAGAACCAAAG ATGTTTCAGAAGGATCCATACAGCACAGACAACACAGGGAGAATTGGTCACAGCATGAAGCCTGTGACTTACAACCCTCAGCAGGGATATCACGCTGACCAGCAGCCATACAGAGATTACGACCACCCACCTAGTCGGTATGATGTCAGCAGCAGTGGAGTCAGCAGCGGAGGTGGTTACCCAGAACCAAAGTACCGTAACTTTGACTCTCATGCACCCTACGAGAACAGTGTGCCTCACTACGACCAGCAGCAGTGGAACCCCTACAACCAGCCACTCTCCACTGCCAACTCCCAGGGCTTCGATCCCCGTTTGCCATACGGTGATGGCCCTGAGTCCCAGTACACCCCTCCGCTCCGCTACGACGAGCCTCCACCTCAGCAGGGATTCGACGGACGGCCTCGCTACGGTAAACCAACAGGTCCAGCGCCTGTCCGTTACGATGATCCCCCACCTCCTGCTCCAGCGCATGATCTGCACTACGACCAGGATTCTCACCTGACCACGTACCCCCCAGCTGCCCGCTCCCCAGACCCCGCTGCCCAGCGGCCTGCCTATAACCAGGGACCAGCACCGCAGCAAAAAGGCTTCAAACCTCAGCAGTATGACCCTGCTCCTGTGAACTCTGAAACCAGCCCCACCCCACCTCCCAAAGCAGAGGCCCCCTCACCTTCTCCCACGGATGCTCTAAAGCCTGTCGCTGCCAGAGAAGAGCAACAGGAGGACGACCCCGCCATGCGGCCACAGTCTGTCCTGACGAGGGTCAAGATGTTTGAGAACAAACGCTCCGTGTCCATGGACCGAGCCAGAGATGCAGGGGATTCATCTGGGAACAGG GCTGCTGATTTACCCTTGAAAGCAGGAGGAGTAATCCCCAAAGCTAATTCTCTGAGCAACCTGGATCAAGAGAAAACCTTTAG AGCCCCAGAGCCTCAGAAGCCTCAGTCCAAAGTAGCTGATGACATTGTGCGTTCCAACCATTATGACCCTGATGAGGACGAGGACTTCTACAGGAAACAGCTCTCTTACTTCGACAGGCTCCAGGCTGGCCCCAACAAACCCCAACCACAAGCACAAACAACCCACAGCTACCCCAG gtcagagtctGTGGAGAAACCAAGTCCAGTGGAGAAAAGATATGAGCCAGTTTCCCAGGTGACGCCTTCTCTGCCACCAGCCACACTGCCCAAACCCTCACCTGAAG CCAAGCCTCCCGCCCGAGAGGACACAGTTCAGACCAATTTCCTGCCTCACAAAAGTTTCCCTGAGAAGTCTCCGGTTAATGGCACTAGTGAACAGCCTCCAAAAACTGTCACTAGCACCGGGGCTCCACCAGCATCCAGCTACAACCGCTATGTGCCCAAGCCCTACACCACCTCTGCCAGGCCTTTTGAGCGCAAGTTCGACAGCCCTAAATTCAACCACAACCTTCTGCCCAATGACAAACCAGAGATCGCTCCAAAG GGTCGTACCAGCCCGGTGAAGCCTCAGATACCCCCACAGCCCCAGAACACAGACCCCGACAGCGGCCTGGACACTTTCACACGCACTATGGACCACCGCTCCAAATACCAGCACAATAACATCAACGCTGTGCCCAAGGCCATCCCTGTGAG CCCCAGTGCCCTGGACGATgacgatgatgaagatgagggcCACACAGTGGTTGCAACCGCTCGGGGTATCTTCAACAGTAACGGTGGCGTCCTGAGCTCCATTGAGACAGGCGTTAGCATCATTATCCCACAGGGAGCCATCCCTGACGGCGTGGAGCAGGAGATCTACTTCAAGGTCTGCCGAGACAACAGCATCCTGCCGCCACTCGACAAGGAGAAAG GAGAGACCCTGCTCAGCCCGCTGGTGATGTGTGGACCTCATGGCCTCAAGTTTTTGAAGCCTGTGGAGCTACGCTTACCTCACTGTGCGTCAATGACCCCTGATG GTGACCCAAAAAGTTGGCAGAACAAGTCTCTCCCCGGCGACCCCAACTACCTGGTGGGAGCcaactgtgtttctgtgctcaTCGACCACTTTTAA